In the Paenibacillus thermoaerophilus genome, one interval contains:
- a CDS encoding extracellular solute-binding protein translates to MMKTKKGLPVAMVMALAVAAAGCGGDSDDGSVSPAANASSAPTVQPAEPAKEFKMTIRHINVRETSKNTLALLQEVAKKTEAEVPGLKFELDGVEDTVNRDQKLKAEMAAGNPPPIFNLFGGDDTKNYSKAGRLLDLTPIIQELGLSDKFLNLGEFTVDGKVYGLPEAGYVEGFFYNTKMFADAGVQVPTTWDEFLQVCEALKAKGITPIALGGGGGDAWAINMLVNSMFVRHGGVEIQEGFTTGKTKWTDKPVVDGLKMLDELKQKGYLDKNAIAQKYAEGQAKFYTGQAAMLFDGTWAIAGITGESSTIKDNVGFFNFPNVGGPGDNTINGGFSNGYGFSSKLNENELKAVKAFIKNYYTEANQKLELAQSGRIPSMKLSDTGDAKGLIVEAVKVQNKQKAAFPAFDSLVQASVKKTLEEAVEELVGGKITPEQAAEKVQKAQEEANKAQ, encoded by the coding sequence ATGATGAAGACCAAGAAAGGGCTGCCCGTAGCGATGGTCATGGCTTTGGCCGTTGCGGCGGCAGGCTGCGGCGGCGATTCCGATGACGGCTCCGTATCCCCTGCGGCGAACGCTTCTTCCGCACCGACTGTGCAACCTGCCGAACCAGCAAAAGAATTCAAGATGACGATCCGCCACATCAACGTGCGCGAGACTTCGAAAAACACGCTAGCCTTGCTTCAAGAGGTCGCCAAAAAGACCGAAGCTGAAGTGCCGGGCCTGAAATTCGAGCTCGACGGCGTCGAAGACACGGTCAACCGTGACCAGAAGCTGAAAGCGGAAATGGCCGCCGGCAACCCGCCTCCGATCTTCAACCTGTTCGGCGGCGACGACACGAAAAACTATTCCAAAGCGGGACGTCTGCTGGACTTGACCCCGATCATCCAAGAGCTGGGCCTGAGCGACAAATTCCTCAATCTGGGCGAGTTCACCGTGGACGGCAAAGTGTACGGCCTGCCGGAAGCCGGCTACGTCGAAGGCTTCTTCTACAACACGAAGATGTTCGCGGACGCGGGCGTGCAGGTGCCGACGACGTGGGACGAGTTCCTTCAGGTCTGCGAGGCTCTCAAGGCCAAAGGCATCACACCGATTGCCCTCGGGGGCGGAGGCGGCGACGCTTGGGCCATCAACATGCTCGTCAACTCCATGTTCGTTCGCCACGGCGGTGTCGAAATCCAGGAAGGCTTCACCACCGGCAAGACGAAATGGACCGACAAACCGGTCGTGGACGGGCTGAAAATGCTCGACGAGCTGAAGCAAAAAGGCTACCTCGACAAAAACGCCATCGCGCAAAAATACGCGGAAGGCCAAGCGAAATTTTACACCGGCCAAGCGGCGATGCTGTTCGACGGCACGTGGGCGATCGCCGGCATCACGGGCGAGAGCTCGACGATTAAAGACAACGTGGGCTTCTTCAACTTCCCGAACGTCGGCGGCCCCGGCGACAACACGATCAACGGCGGCTTCTCCAACGGCTACGGCTTCTCCAGCAAGCTGAACGAAAACGAACTGAAAGCCGTCAAGGCGTTCATCAAAAACTACTACACCGAAGCCAACCAAAAGCTCGAGCTGGCTCAATCCGGACGCATCCCGTCCATGAAGCTGTCCGACACCGGCGACGCGAAAGGGCTGATCGTCGAAGCGGTCAAAGTTCAAAACAAACAAAAAGCGGCCTTCCCGGCATTCGACTCGCTGGTTCAGGCTTCCGTCAAGAAAACGCTGGAAGAAGCCGTAGAGGAACTGGTCGGCGGCAAAATCACTCCGGAACAAGCGGCGGAAAAGGTGCAAAAAGCGCAAGAAGAGGCCAACAAAGCGCAATAA
- a CDS encoding carbohydrate ABC transporter permease, translated as MEKVMRNRLAYAILVIPALTLYITFYVAPLFSSLRYSVTSWNGINEAAFTGLDNFIGAFRDEKFLVSLKNNIYFVLFSVFVQIPFILFVSIVISGARRFLDFYKTTVFLPSVLSTAIVSIVWKFIYHPDAGLINQILRAVGLESWAIGWLGDERFAFLAILFANAWQWTGFYVVLVLAAIFGIPREMQEAAEIDGAVGWRKARYLTIPLIRPVILVTMLLSITGAMKALDIVLIMTAGGPFGSSEVMATYMYKQAYSMSKFGYANAISIIIFLFTCVLTLIFHLLTRRSEEEV; from the coding sequence ATGGAAAAGGTCATGCGAAACAGGCTGGCTTACGCGATTCTGGTCATCCCGGCATTGACGCTGTATATCACGTTTTACGTCGCCCCGCTGTTCAGCTCGCTGCGCTACTCGGTGACGAGCTGGAACGGCATTAACGAAGCGGCGTTCACCGGACTGGACAATTTTATCGGCGCGTTCCGGGACGAGAAGTTTCTCGTCTCCTTGAAAAACAACATTTATTTCGTGCTGTTTTCCGTATTCGTGCAAATTCCGTTTATCCTGTTCGTCTCGATCGTCATCAGCGGCGCTCGCCGGTTCCTGGACTTCTACAAGACGACGGTATTCCTGCCGAGCGTATTGTCCACCGCGATCGTCAGCATTGTCTGGAAGTTTATTTACCATCCGGACGCCGGCCTGATCAACCAGATTCTTCGCGCCGTCGGCCTGGAATCGTGGGCGATCGGCTGGCTCGGCGACGAACGCTTCGCGTTTTTGGCCATTCTGTTCGCCAACGCATGGCAATGGACCGGCTTTTATGTCGTGCTCGTGCTGGCCGCGATCTTCGGCATTCCCAGGGAGATGCAGGAGGCGGCCGAGATCGACGGCGCCGTCGGCTGGCGCAAAGCCCGATATTTGACGATACCGCTGATTCGTCCGGTAATTCTCGTCACGATGCTGCTCTCCATCACCGGCGCGATGAAAGCTCTCGATATCGTACTCATTATGACGGCGGGGGGCCCGTTCGGAAGCTCCGAGGTGATGGCGACGTACATGTACAAGCAGGCGTATTCGATGTCCAAGTTCGGCTACGCCAATGCGATTTCGATCATCATTTTCCTGTTCACCTGCGTGCTGACGCTGATCTTCCATCTGCTGACGCGCCGGTCCGAGGAGGAGGTCTGA
- a CDS encoding carbohydrate ABC transporter permease: MRRIQAVRHLVLLPYILVVLYPLYFVLISSFKGNSEIVLKPWNLPEKIDFFNYVNALSNNNIGRYFFNSLYVTTVSTTAGILLSLGIAFAVTRMRFPQLSRLVYGVLLLSLLIPPVSLLIPLYIMIKDFGLYNTPMALIVPYTAFGIPISVFIIAAFLKSIPRELEEAGIVDGLSVYGLLGRIVFPLTTPTLVTVFILNFMGHWNEYIMANLFLSSQSLRTLPVAVVSFMDKFNMNYGALCASVVISSAPVIAVYAILQRKIIEGVAAGSLKG, from the coding sequence ATGCGCCGAATCCAAGCCGTCCGGCATCTCGTGCTGCTGCCTTATATTCTCGTCGTGCTCTATCCGCTGTATTTCGTGTTGATCTCGTCCTTCAAGGGCAATTCGGAAATTGTGCTCAAGCCGTGGAACTTGCCGGAGAAGATCGATTTCTTCAATTACGTGAACGCGTTGTCCAACAACAACATCGGCCGTTATTTCTTCAACAGCTTGTACGTCACGACCGTCTCGACGACCGCCGGCATCTTGCTCTCGCTGGGAATCGCTTTCGCGGTCACCCGGATGCGGTTCCCGCAGCTCAGCAGGCTCGTCTACGGCGTATTGCTTCTGTCGCTGCTGATTCCGCCGGTGTCGCTGCTCATTCCGCTGTACATCATGATCAAGGATTTCGGCCTGTACAATACGCCGATGGCGCTGATCGTGCCGTATACGGCGTTCGGCATTCCGATCTCGGTGTTCATTATCGCCGCCTTCCTCAAGTCGATTCCGAGAGAATTGGAGGAAGCCGGCATCGTGGACGGTCTGTCCGTATACGGGCTGCTCGGCCGCATCGTGTTCCCGCTGACGACGCCTACGCTGGTGACGGTGTTCATCCTGAATTTTATGGGCCACTGGAACGAATACATCATGGCGAACCTGTTCCTGTCGAGCCAAAGCCTGCGTACGCTTCCGGTTGCGGTCGTCTCCTTCATGGACAAATTCAACATGAACTACGGCGCCCTGTGCGCTTCGGTCGTCATCAGCAGCGCGCCGGTTATTGCCGTGTACGCGATCCTGCAGCGCAAA